The following DNA comes from Candidatus Rokuibacteriota bacterium.
GAGGGGGCCCGGGTACCCACGGCGAAGCCGTGGGTGTCCCCCTCCGATTGCCCTACTCGCGCGGGGCCAGGAGCACGTCGAAGCTCACCCGCACCTCGTCCTTGACCGACAGGAAGAACTTGCGGGGCGGCGTGATCCCGAAGTCCGTCATCTTCAACGCGCCCTCGCCCCGGACCCAGAGGCGTCCCTCCACGATTCGCGCCCGCCCGGTGAGCGTCGCGGGTCGCGCGACACCGTGGATGATGAGCGTGCCGGTGATCGTCAGCGCGGTGTCGGGGCGCTCGGCCAGGGACGGGAACGAGGCCTGGACCGCGCCGAGGGTGAAACGGATCTCGGGGTACTTCTCGACCGCCATGGCGGTGCGCA
Coding sequences within:
- a CDS encoding YceI family protein, whose product is MRPCLLVAVVLLSLTVSPGRAEPTVYTIVPSRSQVGFDAAYPLGDFSGSSDDVAGEFTLDPANLGVGAVGSVTVNPATLKTGLSGRDRDLRTAMAVEKYPEIRFTLGAVQASFPSLAERPDTALTITGTLIIHGVARPATLTGRARIVEGRLWVRGEGALKMTDFGITPPRKFFLSVKDEVRVSFDVLLAPRE